Proteins from a single region of Thermotoga maritima MSB8:
- a CDS encoding flagellin, which produces MRINHNISALNAWRNISQTQYSMSKTLERLSSGLRINRAGDDAAGLAISEKMRGQIKGLNMAIKNAQDAISLIQTAEGALTEVHSILQRMRELAVQAASDTNTDVDREQIQKEIDQLREEIDRIARTTEFNTKKLLDGKLESFRSQVDAKVVTGGNINVQLGSVSSAAVEGTYVIEVGQFNGAETSELDVKITLFTAGGYSTTVVTITVGSATVGNINFTWDTDVLSINDFGGALPKNEVVDSAVVRVEAIYTSASQLIFQIGANEGHNMVAGIDDMSAAALGLTTVSLDVTTQDAAERAIMVVDAAIHRVSTARAALGAVQNRLEHTISNLGVAAENLTAAESRIRDADMAKEMMEFTKQQILLQSSMAMLAQSNTLPQNVLQLMR; this is translated from the coding sequence ATGAGGATCAATCACAACATCAGTGCGTTGAACGCTTGGAGAAACATCAGTCAGACCCAGTACAGCATGAGCAAGACACTCGAGAGGCTCTCCTCTGGTTTGAGGATCAACAGAGCAGGAGACGACGCAGCAGGACTTGCCATCAGCGAAAAGATGAGAGGTCAGATCAAAGGTCTCAACATGGCGATCAAAAACGCTCAGGACGCCATCTCCCTGATCCAGACAGCGGAAGGAGCTCTCACAGAAGTTCACTCGATTCTTCAGAGAATGAGAGAACTCGCAGTTCAGGCAGCGTCTGATACCAACACAGACGTTGATAGAGAACAGATTCAGAAGGAAATCGATCAGCTCAGAGAAGAAATCGACAGAATCGCAAGAACAACAGAGTTCAACACCAAAAAGCTTCTCGATGGAAAACTTGAAAGCTTCAGAAGCCAGGTTGATGCAAAAGTTGTTACCGGTGGAAATATCAATGTTCAGCTTGGATCGGTTTCAAGTGCAGCGGTTGAGGGAACGTATGTGATTGAAGTAGGACAGTTCAATGGAGCTGAAACCTCAGAGCTCGATGTTAAAATAACATTGTTCACCGCTGGTGGTTATTCTACCACAGTTGTAACCATAACTGTAGGTTCAGCAACAGTTGGAAATATCAACTTCACATGGGATACGGATGTCCTCAGCATTAACGACTTTGGTGGAGCCCTACCGAAAAACGAAGTAGTCGACAGCGCAGTTGTCAGAGTAGAAGCTATCTACACATCCGCTTCCCAGCTCATTTTCCAGATCGGAGCAAACGAAGGGCACAACATGGTTGCAGGAATCGACGACATGAGCGCAGCAGCACTCGGATTGACAACAGTTTCTCTTGACGTAACCACTCAAGACGCAGCAGAAAGGGCGATCATGGTTGTGGACGCTGCGATTCACAGGGTGAGCACGGCAAGGGCAGCACTTGGTGCCGTCCAGAACAGGCTCGAACACACCATCTCCAACCTCGGAGTTGCAGCGGAAAACCTCACAGCAGCAGAATCCAGAATCAGAGATGCGGACATGGCAAAAGAGATGATGGAATTCACCAAACAGCAGATACTCCTGCAGTCCAGTATGGCAATGCTCGCTCAGTCCAATACACTCCCACAGAACGTCCTCCAGCTGATGAGATAA
- a CDS encoding acyltransferase: MSFISKGAKIGENLKIGRNVVIEDGVVIGNNVMIGHNVVIRDGTIVGDNCVIFDGTVLGKLPFKSAISAVTEEKEFPPLKIGNGVTIGANCVIYRGSVLEDFVFVGDLVVIREDVKIGPYTVIGKGVTVENRTTIGRYVKIETNAYITALSTIEDYCFIAPEVTFTNDNFLGRTEERKKFFKGPTLKKGARIGANATILPGVVVGEDALVAAGSVVTRDVPDRKIVMGIPARVVRDVPEEQLLDNQSYYKEESS, encoded by the coding sequence ATGAGTTTTATTTCAAAAGGGGCAAAAATTGGAGAAAACTTAAAAATAGGCCGCAACGTGGTGATAGAAGACGGCGTGGTTATAGGAAACAACGTAATGATAGGTCACAACGTGGTGATCAGGGACGGAACGATCGTAGGTGATAACTGTGTTATTTTCGATGGGACAGTTCTCGGGAAACTTCCCTTCAAGTCTGCCATATCCGCCGTGACTGAGGAAAAAGAGTTTCCTCCTCTCAAAATAGGGAACGGTGTGACTATAGGTGCCAACTGTGTGATATACCGGGGAAGTGTCCTGGAAGATTTTGTGTTTGTGGGAGATCTTGTAGTGATAAGAGAAGATGTAAAAATAGGGCCTTACACGGTGATAGGAAAGGGTGTCACTGTTGAGAACAGAACTACCATAGGAAGATATGTGAAAATAGAAACGAACGCCTACATCACAGCACTTTCGACGATCGAAGACTACTGTTTCATCGCCCCTGAGGTGACGTTCACAAACGACAACTTCCTTGGAAGAACAGAAGAGAGAAAGAAATTTTTCAAAGGACCAACTCTAAAAAAAGGTGCACGAATAGGAGCGAACGCAACTATTCTACCGGGTGTTGTTGTAGGTGAAGATGCTTTGGTAGCAGCTGGTTCTGTTGTCACAAGGGATGTTCCCGACAGAAAAATAGTCATGGGAATTCCAGCAAGAGTGGTGAGAGACGTTCCTGAAGAGCAGCTTTTGGACAATCAGAGTTACTACAAGGAGGAATCCTCTTGA
- a CDS encoding glycosyltransferase, producing MRKCLLSVAMIVKDEEHNIRRALESIKDVVDEIVVVDTGSTDRTPEIVREYTDKLYFHEWKNDFSEARNFSLKFPTCEWVLILDADEEASEEFRQNIRSFLESLPEDVNTVYLPTVSYLDWDFKRTEIASTPRIFRNGTVYYKNIVHNQAVYKPKVVHAPFVIYHYGYIWTRKLKKNKYERTATLIREQLKTVKNPIEKIYYLIQLYKTEKTGGRKHEENRIAWETLQEIMKVGKIPPIGLEFLYIFGMELILNGFLEKGEELIDTAIRVFPENPDPYFAKLAIYERRKDWENLYQWGKKFLDVLNKALSQAEKYEFTITTIKEIGTAHLLMCHACIKLKKWNEAYEHLLKAIENNIDESKFTLTLQIVSEIDESENFQKVLKLVEKIAEHSENLFFDEIVEKIAEFEIEASEELLNKLPVSRKISKFILKRLVEKKDFLFEYLTGGDINSFVEKTGIPGLLFIFDLLKNRETEGRLIRILSKIEGDEKPNGIVQALIGDLYLKLGNFSEAISRYRKALELAPEIGNFIKPVIEDLKTRLDPDIEGVYEELYRYFSGYREFPFNILEFTKEDAEKLYLISDHPLAIYTSAVAVFPKSKEKARALLERIKDVSKLSFYYYRLAKTWEEENPSKAFELHIKAVEENENLGDIALGRYKYDGLYPNQTFPFMKKEDEIVWAGNITEKFSGLGVIHPVRAWKRKENLYYALPHPTDEALKLYKEREKEILKEPPFKVKEEHMIGVLLESDIRDLRIKGEASGLESILKDLEIELKEDSKNLLVVSGVEETLDLSKIAEDAERVLLFFFVPDLRDRNNSVWYYPAFRVLRTTHQMKKTLEDLRFSVVKVKALDKNLRFIEALRRL from the coding sequence ATGAGAAAGTGCCTGCTTTCTGTAGCTATGATAGTGAAAGACGAAGAACACAACATAAGAAGAGCCCTTGAAAGTATCAAAGACGTTGTCGATGAAATCGTGGTTGTTGACACAGGATCTACAGACAGAACACCAGAGATTGTGAGAGAATACACGGACAAGCTCTACTTCCACGAGTGGAAAAACGATTTCTCTGAAGCAAGAAACTTCTCTTTGAAATTTCCCACCTGCGAGTGGGTCCTTATCCTGGACGCTGACGAAGAAGCTTCAGAAGAGTTCAGACAAAACATCAGAAGTTTTCTGGAAAGCCTTCCAGAAGACGTGAACACCGTGTATCTTCCTACAGTGAGCTATCTTGATTGGGATTTCAAAAGAACAGAAATAGCCTCAACCCCTAGAATCTTCAGAAATGGTACTGTTTATTACAAGAACATTGTGCACAACCAAGCCGTTTATAAACCAAAGGTGGTGCATGCACCATTTGTGATTTATCATTACGGCTACATCTGGACAAGAAAGCTCAAAAAGAACAAGTATGAACGAACAGCGACGCTGATCAGGGAACAACTAAAAACTGTGAAAAATCCCATTGAAAAGATATATTACCTTATCCAGCTCTACAAAACAGAGAAAACAGGTGGCAGAAAACATGAAGAAAACAGAATTGCATGGGAAACTCTGCAGGAAATAATGAAGGTTGGGAAAATACCTCCAATAGGTCTGGAGTTTCTTTATATATTCGGAATGGAGCTGATTTTGAACGGGTTTCTTGAAAAAGGGGAAGAACTCATAGATACTGCCATAAGGGTTTTTCCGGAAAATCCTGATCCATATTTTGCAAAGCTTGCTATCTATGAGAGAAGAAAAGACTGGGAAAATCTCTATCAATGGGGAAAGAAATTTCTCGATGTTTTAAATAAAGCTCTATCGCAGGCTGAAAAGTATGAATTCACCATCACAACTATAAAAGAAATAGGAACAGCTCACCTTCTCATGTGCCACGCTTGTATAAAGCTTAAAAAATGGAACGAAGCCTATGAACATCTACTGAAAGCAATCGAAAATAATATAGATGAGTCTAAATTCACCCTCACACTCCAAATTGTTTCAGAGATAGATGAAAGTGAGAATTTTCAAAAGGTACTTAAATTGGTAGAAAAGATCGCTGAACACTCTGAAAATCTGTTTTTCGATGAAATAGTTGAGAAAATCGCAGAATTTGAGATAGAAGCATCCGAAGAACTTTTGAACAAACTACCCGTTTCAAGGAAAATCTCCAAATTCATTTTGAAAAGATTAGTAGAAAAAAAGGATTTCCTGTTTGAATACCTGACAGGCGGTGATATTAACTCCTTTGTGGAAAAAACAGGTATCCCCGGACTTCTTTTCATTTTCGATCTTTTGAAGAATAGGGAAACAGAAGGAAGGCTCATCAGAATTCTCTCGAAGATAGAAGGCGATGAAAAGCCAAACGGTATCGTACAGGCTCTCATCGGTGACCTGTATCTGAAACTTGGAAACTTCTCAGAAGCCATCTCGAGGTACAGAAAAGCATTGGAACTGGCCCCGGAGATAGGAAATTTCATAAAACCTGTGATAGAAGATCTGAAAACACGACTCGACCCGGACATAGAAGGAGTCTATGAGGAACTGTACAGATACTTCTCAGGCTACAGAGAGTTTCCGTTCAACATTCTCGAATTCACGAAGGAAGACGCGGAAAAACTGTATCTCATCTCTGATCATCCACTCGCCATCTACACCTCGGCGGTGGCTGTGTTTCCAAAAAGCAAAGAAAAAGCAAGAGCGCTTCTTGAAAGAATAAAAGACGTCTCGAAACTTTCATTTTACTACTACCGCCTCGCAAAGACATGGGAAGAAGAAAATCCATCGAAAGCTTTCGAACTTCACATAAAGGCAGTGGAAGAAAACGAAAACCTGGGAGACATAGCACTTGGAAGATACAAATACGACGGGCTTTATCCGAACCAGACTTTTCCGTTCATGAAAAAAGAAGACGAAATCGTCTGGGCGGGGAACATAACAGAGAAATTTTCCGGCCTTGGTGTGATCCACCCTGTCAGAGCTTGGAAGAGAAAAGAAAACCTCTACTACGCACTTCCACATCCTACAGATGAAGCTCTGAAGCTCTACAAAGAAAGGGAAAAAGAAATCCTGAAGGAACCTCCATTCAAAGTGAAAGAAGAGCACATGATAGGGGTTCTCCTGGAAAGCGATATAAGAGACCTGAGAATCAAAGGGGAAGCTTCTGGTCTTGAATCCATTCTGAAAGATCTGGAAATAGAACTGAAAGAAGACTCCAAAAACCTCCTTGTTGTTTCTGGTGTTGAAGAGACTCTCGATCTGAGTAAAATTGCTGAAGATGCTGAAAGGGTTCTTCTTTTCTTCTTCGTTCCTGATCTGAGAGATAGAAATAACTCTGTTTGGTATTATCCTGCTTTTAGAGTATTGAGAACCACCCATCAAATGAAGAAAACTCTGGAAGATTTGAGATTCTCCGTTGTTAAAGTGAAAGCACTTGATAAAAACCTCAGGTTCATTGAAGCCTTAAGGAGGCTCTGA